A window of the Arachis duranensis cultivar V14167 chromosome 5, aradu.V14167.gnm2.J7QH, whole genome shotgun sequence genome harbors these coding sequences:
- the LOC107487204 gene encoding transcription factor MYC2, with product MNLWTDDNSSVMEAFMTSSDLSSLWPPPPPPPQSASSAAVFNQDTLQQRLQALIEGARESWTYAIFWQSSYDYPSSASTAVLGWGDGYYKGDEDKGKAKSTKTTTPAEQDHRKKVLRELNSLISGSAAAPSDDVEEEVTDTEWFFLVSMTQSFVSGTGLPGQAFYHSSPVWLTGPDRLAGSSCERARQGQVFGLQTLVCIPSSNGVVELGSTEMIFQNPDLMNKVRILFNFNSNSIDVGSSWPLTGSTTTTAADQGENDPSSLWLNDSEIRDSVTTVTTVTTTTPASVISVNPGSSALAETPSSVHLPNNNNNTHAGGASQSQNRSFFSRELNFSEFGFDGSNAVKTGNGQHHSLKPESGEILSFGESKRSSYGGGGGGGGGGGNANFFSGQSQFVAAAEDNNGKKRKSPNSRGSNNDDGMLSFTSGVILPPSNMKSSGGGGDSDHSDLEASVVKENESSRVVEPEKRPRKRGRKPANGREEPLNHVEAERQRREKLNQRFYALRAVVPNVSKMDKASLLGDAISYITELKSKLQTLESDKDGLEKQLDSLKKDLDNVKKEASSAPPPLPDKELRMSSNNLVGGGKLIDLDIDVKIIGWDAMIRIQCSKKNHPAARLMAALMELDLDVHHASVSVVNDLMIQQATVKMGSRFYTQEQLRSALTSKVGGDVR from the coding sequence ATGAACCTCTGGACAGACGACAACTCCTCCGTTATGGAGGCCTTCATGACCTCCTCCGACCTCTCTTCCCTCTGGCCTCCGCCACCTCCTCCCCCTCAATCCGCCTCCTCTGCCGCCGTATTTAATCAGGATACCCTCCAGCAGCGCCTCCAGGCTCTCATCGAAGGGGCTAGGGAGAGCTGGACATATGCTATTTTCTGGCAGTCTTCCTATGACTACCCCTCCTCCGCCTCCACCGCCGTCCTCGGCTGGGGCGACGGCTATTACAAGGGCGATGAAGACAAGGGAAAGGCCAAATCCACCAAAACCACCACCCCCGCCGAGCAGGATCACCGTAAAAAGGTCCTCCGCGAGCTCAATTCCCTGATTTCCGGCTCCGCTGCCGCCCCCTCCGACGATGTCGAAGAGGAAGTCACCGACACCGAGTGGTTCTTCCTAGTCTCCATGACGCAGTCCTTTGTAAGCGGGACGGGGCTCCCCGGCCAAGCTTTCTACCACTCGAGCCCGGTCTGGCTCACAGGCCCGGACAGACTCGCCGGTTCGTCGTGCGAGCGGGCCAGACAAGGCCAGGTATTCGGGCTCCAAACCCTGGTTTGCATACCTTCCTCAAACGGGGTGGTTGAGCTTGGCTCCACGGAGATGATCTTCCAAAATCCCGATCTGATGAACAAGGTTAGGAttctcttcaatttcaatagcAACAGCATCGACGTGGGCTCATCGTGGCCGTTAACCGGCAGCACAACTACCACAGCCGCCGATCAAGGTGAGAACGATCCTTCTTCATTATGGCTTAACGACTCTGAAATTAGGGATTCTGTTACCACCGTTACTACCGTCACAACGACCACTCCTGCCTCGGTTATTTCCGTTAACCCTGGTTCGAGCGCCTTGGCAGAAACCCCAAGCTCCGTTCACTTGCcgaataataacaacaacacgCACGCTGGTGGCGCGTCTCAATCGCAGAACCGGAGCTTCTTCTCAAGGGAGTTGAACTTTTCGGAGTTTGGATTTGACGGTAGTAACGCCGTCAAAACGGGGAACGGTCAGCATCACTCGCTCAAGCCGGAATCTGGTGAGATTCTGAGCTTCGGCGAGAGCAAGAGGAGCTCGTATGGCGGAGGTGGAGGCGGAGGCGGAGGAGGTGGAAACGCGAACTTCTTCTCCGGCCAGTCGCAGTTCGTTGCCGCAGCCGAGGACAACAACGGGAAAAAGAGGAAGTCACCGAATTCGAGAGGAAGCAACAACGACGACGGCATGCTCTCTTTCACATCCGGTGTGATTCTTCCGCCGTCGAACATGAAATCCAGTGGCGGAGGCGGTGATTCCGACCACTCAGACCTGGAGGCCTCGGTGGTGAAGGAGAACGAAAGCAGCAGAGTGGTGGAGCCGGAGAAGCGGCCAAGAAAAAGAGGGCGGAAGCCGGCGAATGGCAGAGAGGAACCGTTGAACCACGTGGAAGCGGAGAGGCAGAGAAGGGAGAAGCTCAACCAGCGATTCTACGCCCTCCGTGCCGTAGTTCCAAACGTTTCAAAGATGGACAAAGCTTCACTCCTTGGCGACGCCATTTCCTACATCACAGAGCTCAAATCAAAGCTTCAAACCCTCGAATCAGACAAAGATGGCTTAGAGAAGCAGCTTGATTCACTGAAGAAGGATCTTGATAATGTCAAAAAGGAAGCTTCTTCagctcctcctcctcttccagACAAGGAACTAAGGATGTCCTCCAACAACCTTGTAGGTGGTGGGAAGCTTATTGATTTGGATATAGACGTGAAGATAATTGGCTGGGATGCAATGATAAGAATCCAATGCAGCAAGAAGAACCACCCTGCCGCGAGATTGATGGCAGCCCTGATGGAGCTGGACTTGGACGTCCACCACGCCAGCGTGTCTGTGGTGAATGATTTGATGATACAACAGGCAACAGTGAAGATGGGTAGCCGGTTTTACACGCAGGAGCAGCTCCGGTCGGCGCTAACATCCAAAGTTGGTGGTGATGTACGGTAG